Below is a genomic region from Plasmodium relictum strain SGS1 genome assembly, chromosome: 13.
CGTTCAAAATTATCATTAAGTTGTTTTTTTCATCAGGGTTATAAAAGTTATTTATTTCAGGAATTGCCATTGCCACGTGCACTGGGTCATAATTAACATTAATGTTATTAATAATAGCTCCACTGTTACGAAAATCATCGGAaaattgaatatcataaaaagtCGGTAAGCCAAAAGTGAtggaataaatttttaaggagtcattatttttaacatCTAAAAATTTAGACAAATAAAATGCACTTAGCTGAGCCATAGCTGCACCAAATGAATGTCCAGTAAAAATAAGAGTGTATGGATTTTCTTTTGTGTACTTAGAACTAAATTTAATTTCATGTTGTATACTTTCTTTTAGAACATCTAAATATGGTTTAACGGCTTGttcaaatataaatatatatcccTTGTGCATTTTCCCTTTACTTAATATATGATATGGAGACAATTTATATATCAAATTTAAAAACCACATTGATGGAGTTGATGTTCCTTGAAAAGCAATTATATTTTCAACtaaatgataattatttttatcataatcTGGTAATGgatattttttacttctttTAAAATGCATGAAAAATTGGTTTTCATCAAGATAtctcatataaaaatatttcttttttttatcattgtACAAACTAATAATATGTGGAATAAGACCACTTCCAACATGTTGTACATACCAAGGTTTAGGTACATATTTTGTTGCTCTCCAGTGTTTTACTAAATTCCACATTTTACTCAAAAGGTATACCTTATGAACAAATAAATAACATGCATACCATGTCCTAAAAATTTCTCTTTTATATGGAACAGGTTCAGACACATCATTGTATAAatctatattaatttttgtcTCTAAATTACGtggtaaataaaaatcaatcttttctttatcaagatatttaaatattggtaaatctattaatttttgtttgttatatatttcatttttttcttcttcatttaaaaagTAGTGTTCTTTTACATGGGTTGAACAACCTAacataatagaaaataaaaagttaaatacTTCATACCACTCTTTGTGTCttgtaattatattatttatacacTTTCCTAAGTTACGTTCTTTCTTTGATTCTTTAACAAGTTCATCATTAAAAATGAGAAGCACGTCAAGAAGATTGGATTCTTCAACATTTTTAATGCACTGCTTTacagataattttttaaaagctTTTATgaactttaaaaatatacgaTATAAAAGAGGCTTTTTATTTGTAATCTTtactttattaatatatggatttttttttatatgatttgAGACAAAACATATTCTTTCAATAACTGAACTTTTTAATGGCAAATATTCTCCTTCACATTGTTCcattttcatataatattctttaaataatgtGGGGTCAATATCTATTTTACTTAGGTTAGCAAAATATGacaaattatataaagtTGAATTATCTTCATCTCTCAGATATGTAAAATTGGAATAAAACTTTTCAGCTATTTTTTCCTCATTAACTACATATAGATTATGTAGAGAAAAATCATATCCTTTTCCatagtttatttttaataagtattcatttttatggTCAATACTTATAAGGTTTCttcttttctttatatagTCATAAAAATCACTTTTCTCATTTATgtccaatttttttttatataattttagatCTTCATTATATCTATTTAAAATGCCCATATACTCCATTTTGTGGAGAAAAATACTTGTTTTTGTTGATTCAGAATTATTTGATATTCCTatagtattatttttacattcgttactaattttttcattttttgctTCAATATCTCTTTCTTCTATGTTTTCATTTCTCATTTGCTCTTTACTCTCCTCTTTCTCTTCCTTCATATTGTGTCCTTTTATTTCTCCATTATTTTCTCCTTCACTTCCTTCTTTTACTTTatctttgttttttttttcttctatattaGCATTACTCCTTACATCTACATGCGTACtctctttttcttcattgtatttttttccatataattcattttcttctattaatatattttggttgtgatttatttttcctttagtttcatctatattttttaagttgGTTAGTTCATTTTCATTGTTTTCTTTAGTTTCTTCATTTTGCGTATTATTTTCATctccttttttaaatatatttttctttccaTAGTTCATATCATTTtctatgatttttttttcgtgccctttaaaaatttcaaaaggTTTATTATTATGCAGAGATGaatttacattattattaatggTAGAATcacaatatataaatattctaaaaaaacTTATGcagaaaatattgaaaaaatatatgaatatgtATGGtgtcatttttttaaaaatatctacatatatataaatacatgtTTAATAAtgtttcttatttatttattaaaaaaaaaattatttaaaaaaattatttaaaaaaattatttaaaaaaattattctttaattatttaaaaagatatagaatatatctttttttgaattttttttttttcatagaaaaaaataattttttcagaTGAATGCAAGGTTTGAAAACTAAAACCACatgcaaaaaaattaaaattaaaatttaaaaaaaatataaaattattataattaaaaagtatCTAAAAATGAATATCTAGCTATGAtgttgaaataaaaatagtcaATTTTATCtcgatgaagaaaaaaaaaattttattttaaaactcttatatgaaatatgactagtaataaatatataatacaaaaaaaagagaaatttatttttctttatttatttttattatatttttcatgaAAATATTTGGTATAGTTGGCACCTTTTTTGaatgtataatattttaattctatactttcattattttccttttttttttctactacATAATGAGATTCGTCATCAAAATGAAAGACTTTTTCTTTagttttttcattatttaattcatttattttttcgtccttatcttttaataaatttaaatcatCAAGTATTTCTGGTTTATTTGATTTACCTGAatcttcatttaaaaattcttctTTTGTATAATGTGAccctttttttaaattaacgGAAAAATGAATGGACGAATTATCTGTATCATATGAAATATTAGAATTGAAAGAAACAAAATCCAGAACACTTTGTGCTTGATGTATAgtataaattctttttattaaattttttacattgTTTGTTGGTGTTTTAATTAAAGTCTTTATgacatcttttattatttcttcataATTAAGTTTTAAATTAGAATTTTGAAATATTGATTTAactataaatgaaaatttaatttgatcataaatatctttttgtgatttttttaaatagtcTTCAAAATTCAAAATGTTATctgttttttcattttcaatttttttcatttgcaTGTTTTTCAGATAATTATTATACAATCTTTTACCCTGTGCTCGAAATAAAGTTATGGGAACATTTAAAGAAGTTATCtccattaattttttatatgtttccattcttttttgttgaacacatttattttgtatatcCTTTATAGCTCTTTCTTctatatctttatatatttcatctattgttttattatatttttttaaaatatagtcatttatattttcatttcgttcttttcttattttaatatcTAACACTTCTACTTCTAAAACGcatttaattaaatcactTTCTCCTAATAtataatcatttaaattttcatcaacattttcttctttatcattttcaCTTAAATCACAAagattttgaaaaatttcttttattttatcattttctctattatataatttattatcaaGCGAATTAATGTCgtcttttaataattcttctAAATACttatcaaattttttattaaaacttacttcttcatttttttctcttttttcatttgtctgatttttttcatttttgttattttctttcttttcttcatttttatcttcttCATATGTAACATGATCATCATTTAGAATAGAATCAATATcctcttcattattttcataatagaATTCTTCTTCTGTTTTACTATTTGTATTATCTTTCTCttcatgtttttttttctcttcacCATATTCATTATATTGTTTGAAGGATTTTTCTAGAGTATTACtatcaaaaaatttattttcatttttttttaaaacatctTCTATTTTTCGAAAAACActattatatttcatttttttaatttctttatagATTATTTctctaaatttatttatgctTTCTTTATTGATTTCTTTTAGATTAACAAtatcatctttatttttatcataatgaAATTgattattttgaaaataatcTTTGAATAAATAAACTGGTATATGTacagttatattttttttttcatttttgctCATCCCGATTAAAGATTCATTGAAACCTAAAggattataattttcttttattgaTATAGTAGAATTGTTCattgaaataatattattaggCAATTGATAACCttgtttaaaataattagtatattctacattttttaagaattcATAATCGCTCTTATCAGTATCTGTCTCATTAAATAagttttcatcattttcgctttttgaattttcttcattataattatctGAATTGTTAATGAAGCTTTCTTCGTCTTTATCTATATCTATTAAGTCTttaattctattattttccaatgcatttttttctttattaagaGTTTCCtcttctattatttttttttcatcatttaagATCTCACTCTTTTTATAGTTATTTGAATCAATTTTACAGAATTCatcataataaatattattaaaattataaaccCATCCTCTTAAAACATTTATACAAACTTCATTATTCCATTCAACTTTATGTTTTTCATCGGAATTTATTgtaatttcattttcactTTTAAGAATTTTTAGAAATTCTTTAAATGCGGAACCTTTTTCATATGGAGGTATTTTAACATTTAAATCTAAATTGatatatgatttattaaatttgatAATTGGATATTTATCAATTGAAaactttaaaattatatcatCAAATTTACTTATATGAATGTgatcaattttatttaataatctTGGTGATCCTAttaaatgtaaattttttataattttataaacttttataatatcttcgttaacatattttaaaaatatattaaagtaatcatttttatctatataattaattaaattgttGATTGGTACatcatttaaatatgaatattcatatttgttttcttttaatttaagttctttatatttttttacgcACAAATCATAATAGTATTCTCTTAATTTACCTTTTATgtgtatttttaataatatatcactggtttcattattttcatcaataAAATCAATTGCTAAGTAATtgttttgtatatttttaattaatttacttttcttttcttctgttaaattattatttttattttcattttcatgtaaactaaatttctttttatatatattttttttttttgataaataacTATTCCTTTCATaactacttttttttaaaaagaagaaaaatacttttttttgaagTAAAGAATTCAAGTAAGCATAgccttttattttataagtaTCAtcaattctttttatttttcgtgcgtttaaaatttttaatggaacataaaaattgttcttatttttttcatttaccgtattttttataaaggttctatattttttaaatctaaatattaatttgtttatgttttcattatttttattatgtgaATTATAGTAATGCAAACCTTCAATGTAAAAATTAACATATacgaaaagaaaaatttttagaattattattttatatcttataatcatattatatgtatatactAGGAATTTACGATTAATTTATTGCACAAATTAGttccattatttttatctaaattttctttttaaaaatatataattttttatatttataaaaaattttatgtaaaagatatattaaaatttaaattgcattatattaaattgcaatataattgtaattttacatatttatataattttttaatatttttttttataaaaacttttatctataatataatatttttttttttaccaaAACTTGATTTattactctttttttttttttttttttatatacaaaacattttattcgaaaaaaaaaaaaatagtaatttaACTATTTAAAGTAACAAATATTTAGCAtaatgtttaattttttgtacaaaaaattgtatttttaaaaatattatatcatAAAAAGTTAAGATAAAAcagtttttttattgttataaatatattgaaaattttcaattgaaaatctttatatattattcttgtagataataaaaatagaaggatagaaaattaaaattcttttttaatattaaaaaacgTGTATATAAGTATGTCATATCCTTATAATCCAGAATTTTTCGTTCGTTATCctaaatttaaagaaaggGAAGAAAAAGATAGAATAGTGGATCCACGAatagaattagaaaaaaaatgtgcaGTGAAATGTGTTCGACCAGTTAATGAATATCAGAATTGTGTAAGTAGAGTAAAAGCAAGAACTGATGATAAAGGAAATTGTTTAGGCCAATATGAAGAATTATATGTTTGTATTGATCATTGTGTTGCTAaagatttatttaattatctAGTTTAGcgtatattattataatatttttatttatttatttttttttttaacatttccATTTCCTTttaggttttttttttttttttttttaatataaatgcTTTTTTAAAAACCGCCTAATAGTTTAAATGACtttaattaacaaaaaaatatatatgaaatatgaataaatttaaataaaaaaaaaaaaaggaaagaaatatataaattaaagaTTGGGAAGAAGTAATTTAtaagtaaataaataagaccagaaaaaaaaaaaaaaaaattataaagttgGTGATACTTTGATAAATGAAACCGTTGAATTAAATTGATTAATACTGCAATACATTCTTGTTGGATTATTATAAATAGGATTTAAGAAATTACAATCAACATAATCTATTATACACTC
It encodes:
- a CDS encoding lipase, putative codes for the protein MTPYIFIYFFNIFCISFFRIFIYCDSTINNNVNSSLHNNKPFEIFKGHEKKIIENDMNYGKKNIFKKGDENNTQNEETKENNENELTNLKNIDETKGKINHNQNILIEENELYGKKYNEEKESTHVDVRSNANIEEKKNKDKVKEGSEGENNGEIKGHNMKEEKEESKEQMRNENIEERDIEAKNEKISNECKNNTIGISNNSESTKTSIFLHKMEYMGILNRYNEDLKLYKKKLDINEKSDFYDYIKKRRNLISIDHKNEYLLKINYGKGYDFSLHNLYVVNEEKIAEKFYSNFTYLRDEDNSTLYNLSYFANLSKIDIDPTLFKEYYMKMEQCEGEYLPLKSSVIERICFVSNHIKKNPYINKVKITNKKPLLYRIFLKFIKAFKKLSVKQCIKNVEESNLLDVLLIFNDELVKESKKERNLGKCINNIITRHKEWYEVFNFLFSIMLGCSTHVKEHYFLNEEEKNEIYNKQKLIDLPIFKYLDKEKIDFYLPRNLETKINIDLYNDVSEPVPYKREIFRTWYACYLFVHKVYLLSKMWNLVKHWRATKYVPKPWYVQHVGSGLIPHIISLYNDKKKKYFYMRYLDENQFFMHFKRSKKYPLPDYDKNNYHLVENIIAFQGTSTPSMWFLNLIYKLSPYHILSKGKMHKGYIFIFEQAVKPYLDVLKESIQHEIKFSSKYTKENPYTLIFTGHSFGAAMAQLSAFYLSKFLDVKNNDSLKIYSITFGLPTFYDIQFSDDFRNSGAIINNINVNYDPVHVAMAIPEINNFYNPDEKNNLMIILNVEDLKHLNYDFGENIFYGDEIFNAKNHHNHIMTHFVTKYIFKKNIFLNLRELHISQTHYFFYYVFLTLLSGWANEADWGTYFMATYFVYDISTYSHNELMSKSKESYKKYKDFFMKKKLQNMKTESKNKE
- a CDS encoding ubiquinol-cytochrome c reductase hinge protein, putative; this translates as MSYPYNPEFFVRYPKFKEREEKDRIVDPRIELEKKCAVKCVRPVNEYQNCVSRVKARTDDKGNCLGQYEELYVCIDHCVAKDLFNYLV